In Niveispirillum cyanobacteriorum, the following proteins share a genomic window:
- the dgt gene encoding dGTP triphosphohydrolase, whose translation MMMHWQSLLSRKRLAKDGLAPELPYRSAFEIDIDRITFSTSFRRLSDKQQVHGIGGSDYVRSRLTHSMEAARVGRSLGSWAGAEIIARYGQDAVPASAADIGDLVGASALAHDLGTPCFAHTGEDVISDWFAGTGLGREILSGVDGQQAAELSNFEGNAQGFRVLTRLQGWRAQGGLQLTAATLGTYGKYPWAAPAFAGEERPHKRKYGFLGSETDLMAEVAGELGLIPIGRDAWCRHPLAYLVEAADDACYSVVDIEDAVKMRMLSFADAEELLEPLIDWDRAEYEGIEDEDRRLIYLRARAIDRLVTDAAAAFLDKLPDIMEGKPVGPLLKMIERTDALKDISDVSYTQIYRGHQRCETDIIAARTVTTLLDAYGEALLAREKAGPGSDLPRRFASLLETVPGTRQIPYDRAGWTRSLMDYIAGMTDRFAIRQAQLIAG comes from the coding sequence ATGATGATGCATTGGCAGTCCCTGTTGTCCCGCAAGCGTCTGGCCAAGGACGGTTTGGCCCCGGAACTGCCCTATCGCAGCGCCTTTGAGATCGATATCGACCGCATCACCTTTTCCACCAGCTTCCGGCGCCTGTCGGACAAGCAGCAGGTGCATGGCATCGGCGGGTCTGATTATGTGCGCTCCCGCCTTACCCATTCGATGGAGGCGGCGCGTGTCGGCCGGTCGCTCGGCAGTTGGGCCGGGGCGGAGATCATTGCCCGCTATGGGCAGGATGCCGTGCCGGCCAGCGCCGCCGATATTGGCGATCTGGTAGGGGCCAGCGCGTTGGCCCATGACCTTGGCACCCCCTGCTTTGCCCATACGGGCGAGGATGTGATTTCCGACTGGTTTGCAGGCACCGGTCTGGGCCGGGAAATCCTGTCGGGTGTGGATGGGCAGCAGGCGGCCGAACTGTCGAATTTTGAGGGCAATGCCCAGGGCTTCCGTGTACTGACCCGCCTGCAGGGCTGGCGGGCGCAAGGCGGGCTGCAACTGACTGCGGCCACATTGGGCACGTATGGCAAGTATCCCTGGGCCGCCCCGGCCTTCGCCGGGGAGGAACGCCCACATAAGCGCAAATACGGTTTCCTGGGCAGCGAGACCGACCTGATGGCAGAAGTGGCTGGCGAGTTGGGCCTGATCCCCATCGGTCGTGACGCCTGGTGCCGACATCCGCTGGCCTATCTGGTGGAGGCGGCGGACGATGCCTGTTACTCCGTCGTGGATATCGAGGATGCGGTGAAGATGCGCATGCTGTCCTTTGCCGATGCGGAGGAATTGCTGGAACCGCTGATCGATTGGGACCGCGCGGAGTATGAGGGGATCGAGGATGAGGATCGCCGCCTGATCTATCTGCGCGCCCGCGCCATTGACCGTCTGGTTACCGATGCCGCAGCGGCTTTCCTGGACAAGCTGCCCGACATCATGGAGGGCAAGCCGGTCGGCCCGCTGTTGAAGATGATTGAGCGCACTGACGCGCTGAAGGATATCTCCGACGTCTCCTATACCCAGATCTATCGCGGGCATCAGCGCTGTGAGACTGACATCATCGCGGCCCGTACCGTCACCACTTTGTTGGATGCGTATGGGGAGGCACTGTTGGCTCGGGAGAAGGCGGGGCCTGGATCTGATCTGCCGCGCCGTTTCGCCTCGCTGCTGGAAACCGTGCCCGGTACTCGACAAATCCCTTATGATCGGGCTGGCTGGACCCGGTCGCTGATGGATTACATCGCCGGCATGACCGACCGTTTCGCCATCCGGCAGGCGCAGTTGATTGCGGGGTGA
- a CDS encoding ligase-associated DNA damage response DEXH box helicase: MQPVPEICDDEDLIPPGIAGWFRSQGWTPRPHQLGMVAAARDGMHALLIAPTGAGKTLAGFLPSLIDLSERPREGLHTLYISPLKALAVDIQRNLEAPIASLRLPIRAETRTGDTPEAKRARQRTKPPHILMTTVESLALMVSYPDAAEIFRPLRRIVIDELHALAGTKRGDQLALCLARLSSLAPYALRAGLSATVADPDALTAWLSPTGRLYDDDGELAPVRVVRGRPGAPPKMDILATKEHLPWAGHMALHAMGEVYQRIRDHGVTLVFVNTRAQAELAFQELWRLNTDNLPIALHHGSLAVEQRRKVEAAMAAGKLRAVVATSSLDLGIDWAEIDLVVQVGAPKGVSRLLQRIGRANHRLDEASKALLVPGNRFEVLECEAAVAAIKAGTLDGEALRPGALDVLAQHVTGVACSGPFSPDALYAEVVRASPYANLSRDEFDDVFDFVATGGYALGAYEKFKRLTQDPDTGLWQAANGMVSRQYRLNIGTIVEEVMLNVRLNRGQVLGRVEEYFVNGLVPGDTFIFAGQLLKFVGIRDNDVIAAKGGQGTPKVPAYAGGRLPLSTHLADRVRALLSDPREWDAFPPAVQEWLRLQQYKSVMPDATGLLVESFPRNDKEYLVAYCFEGRNAHQTLGMLLTRRMERAGLHPLGFVATDYVLAIWSLKPATNLDALFDQDMLGDDLEAWMDESSMLKRLFRYVAVISGLIERRHPGLEKTGRQVMFSADLIYDVLRRHEPGHVLLRATRADAAAGLTDVRRVAGMLSRVQGRILHRRLDRISPLAVPVILEIGREHIQGSAIDALLDEAVNELLEEAVPELMAPPGDRQGRLI; this comes from the coding sequence ATGCAGCCCGTGCCCGAAATTTGCGACGATGAAGACCTGATCCCGCCCGGCATCGCCGGTTGGTTCCGGTCACAGGGCTGGACCCCGCGCCCGCATCAGCTGGGCATGGTGGCTGCCGCGCGTGACGGGATGCATGCGCTGCTGATCGCGCCCACGGGGGCGGGCAAGACGCTGGCGGGTTTCCTGCCCAGTCTGATCGACCTATCCGAGCGCCCGCGTGAGGGGCTGCACACGCTCTATATCTCGCCCCTGAAGGCGCTAGCGGTCGATATCCAGCGCAATCTGGAAGCCCCCATCGCATCCTTGCGCCTACCCATCCGGGCCGAAACCCGCACTGGAGATACGCCGGAGGCCAAAAGGGCGCGGCAGCGGACCAAGCCGCCGCACATCCTGATGACCACGGTGGAAAGCCTCGCCCTGATGGTTTCCTACCCCGACGCGGCAGAGATTTTCCGGCCCCTGCGCCGGATCGTCATTGATGAGTTGCACGCCCTGGCCGGAACCAAGCGTGGCGACCAGTTGGCCCTGTGTCTGGCCCGGCTGTCCAGTCTTGCGCCCTATGCCCTGCGGGCCGGCCTGTCGGCAACGGTAGCCGATCCGGATGCCCTGACCGCCTGGCTGTCGCCCACGGGGCGGCTTTACGATGATGATGGTGAGCTGGCACCCGTGCGGGTCGTGCGCGGCCGGCCCGGTGCCCCGCCAAAGATGGATATCCTGGCCACCAAGGAGCATCTGCCCTGGGCCGGCCATATGGCCCTGCATGCGATGGGGGAGGTGTATCAGCGTATCCGCGACCATGGCGTGACCCTGGTCTTTGTAAACACCCGTGCCCAGGCCGAACTGGCCTTTCAGGAACTGTGGCGGCTGAATACCGACAATCTGCCCATCGCCCTGCACCATGGCAGTCTGGCCGTGGAACAACGGCGCAAGGTGGAGGCGGCGATGGCCGCCGGCAAGCTGCGGGCCGTGGTCGCCACCTCCTCGCTCGACCTGGGTATCGACTGGGCGGAGATTGATCTGGTGGTGCAGGTGGGGGCACCCAAGGGCGTGTCCCGCCTTTTGCAGCGTATTGGCCGCGCCAACCACCGGCTGGATGAGGCATCGAAGGCCCTGCTGGTCCCTGGCAACCGGTTTGAGGTGCTGGAATGTGAGGCGGCGGTGGCGGCCATCAAGGCCGGCACCCTGGATGGAGAGGCGTTGCGACCCGGTGCGCTGGACGTTCTGGCCCAGCATGTCACCGGCGTTGCCTGTTCCGGCCCGTTCAGCCCCGATGCGCTTTATGCCGAGGTGGTGCGGGCCTCTCCCTACGCCAACCTGTCGCGTGATGAGTTCGATGACGTCTTCGATTTCGTGGCCACCGGCGGTTACGCGCTGGGTGCCTATGAGAAGTTCAAGCGCCTGACCCAGGACCCGGACACCGGCCTGTGGCAGGCGGCCAACGGCATGGTTTCGCGCCAGTACCGGCTGAATATCGGCACCATCGTGGAAGAGGTGATGCTGAATGTCCGATTGAACCGGGGACAGGTGCTGGGCCGTGTGGAGGAGTATTTCGTCAATGGTCTGGTGCCGGGTGATACCTTCATCTTTGCCGGACAGTTGCTGAAATTCGTCGGCATCCGCGACAATGACGTGATCGCGGCCAAGGGCGGGCAGGGCACACCGAAGGTTCCGGCCTATGCCGGTGGTCGCCTGCCGCTATCAACCCATCTGGCTGACCGGGTCCGGGCCCTGTTGTCCGACCCGCGCGAATGGGATGCATTTCCGCCTGCGGTACAGGAATGGCTGCGGTTGCAGCAGTACAAGTCCGTGATGCCAGATGCGACGGGCCTGCTGGTGGAAAGCTTCCCCCGCAACGACAAGGAATATCTGGTCGCCTATTGTTTCGAAGGACGCAACGCGCATCAGACGCTGGGCATGCTGCTGACACGACGGATGGAGCGGGCGGGTCTGCATCCGCTGGGCTTTGTCGCCACCGACTATGTGCTGGCCATCTGGTCGCTGAAACCGGCCACCAACCTGGATGCGCTGTTTGATCAGGATATGCTGGGCGATGATCTGGAGGCGTGGATGGACGAAAGTTCCATGCTGAAGCGCCTTTTCCGCTACGTTGCCGTCATTTCCGGCCTGATCGAACGTCGGCATCCCGGCCTGGAGAAGACCGGCCGCCAAGTGATGTTCAGCGCCGATCTGATCTATGACGTGCTGCGCCGGCATGAACCAGGGCACGTGTTGCTGCGGGCCACGCGGGCTGATGCGGCCGCCGGTTTGACGGATGTACGCCGTGTTGCGGGCATGCTGAGCCGTGTGCAGGGACGTATCCTGCACCGCCGTCTGGACCGGATTTCCCCCTTGGCGGTGCCCGTCATCCTGGAAATCGGGCGAGAGCATATCCAGGGCAGCGCCATCGACGCTCTGCTGGATGAAGCTGTAAATGAGCTGCTGGAAGAGGCGGTGCCCGAACTGATGGCCCCGCCGGGGGATCGGCAGGGCCGTCTGATTTGA
- a CDS encoding GGDEF domain-containing protein — MSPFDSVQTRPMTMARGLDRGLSAFPGAAPQQTNILHNLARSVAGGLGHAVAPDLGPVSMNADTYVFLLQDTIMRLREAEAKIAEQKERIEHLETLSMTDELTGLLNRRGFVEAFHRELAMARRTGMGGVLVIIDLDGFKAVNDSHGHLCGDWYLRQAGRILKDNVRANDIVARFGGDEFAVLLTHTDQTQGMARAEMLSSIFNAQSCQWQMQSLPMRASFGMQAFGPGDQEEDLIRRADAGMYRAKRKAKTAQ, encoded by the coding sequence ATGAGCCCGTTCGATAGTGTCCAGACCCGTCCGATGACGATGGCTCGTGGCCTGGATCGTGGCCTGTCGGCTTTCCCCGGCGCTGCCCCGCAACAGACCAACATCCTGCATAATCTGGCACGCAGTGTCGCTGGCGGCTTGGGCCATGCCGTGGCCCCGGATCTTGGCCCCGTGTCGATGAATGCCGACACCTATGTCTTCCTTTTGCAGGACACGATCATGCGCCTTCGGGAAGCGGAGGCAAAGATCGCGGAGCAAAAGGAACGAATCGAACATCTTGAAACCCTGTCCATGACGGACGAGTTGACCGGCCTTCTGAACCGTCGCGGCTTTGTCGAGGCCTTCCACCGCGAGTTGGCCATGGCCCGGCGGACGGGCATGGGCGGTGTCCTGGTCATCATCGACCTGGATGGTTTCAAGGCCGTCAATGACAGCCACGGCCATCTCTGCGGCGATTGGTATCTGCGTCAGGCGGGACGCATCCTGAAGGACAATGTGCGCGCCAACGACATCGTTGCCCGGTTCGGCGGCGACGAATTCGCGGTGCTGCTGACCCACACCGATCAGACCCAGGGCATGGCGCGGGCGGAAATGCTCTCCAGCATCTTCAACGCCCAATCCTGCCAATGGCAGATGCAGTCCCTGCCCATGCGTGCCAGTTTCGGTATGCAGGCCTTTGGCCCCGGCGATCAGGAAGAAGACCTGATCCGCCGTGCCGACGCCGGCATGTACCGGGCCAAACGCAAGGCGAAGACCGCGCAGTAA
- a CDS encoding GNAT family N-acetyltransferase: MIRTATDTDIPALMRIRAAVQENRLNDPSRVPASAYQEFLAVSRIWLFEDETGIHGFAAADPRDGSIWALFIDPAAEGRGIGKALLPYALDDLRTGGWTQAHLSTGPGTRADTFYRRQGWEPAGMTEGGEQGFVRAL, from the coding sequence ATGATCCGCACTGCAACTGACACCGATATCCCCGCCCTGATGCGCATACGGGCTGCCGTGCAGGAGAACCGCCTGAACGACCCATCACGGGTTCCGGCCTCGGCCTATCAGGAATTCCTGGCGGTCAGCCGCATCTGGCTGTTCGAGGATGAGACGGGCATTCATGGCTTCGCGGCGGCCGATCCGCGCGATGGCAGCATCTGGGCGCTGTTCATTGATCCAGCGGCAGAGGGGCGGGGCATTGGCAAAGCACTGCTGCCCTATGCGCTGGACGATCTGAGGACTGGCGGCTGGACACAGGCGCACCTGTCCACCGGCCCCGGCACCCGCGCCGATACCTTCTATCGCCGCCAAGGCTGGGAGCCGGCGGGAATGACGGAAGGCGGAGAACAGGGGTTCGTCCGGGCACTGTGA
- a CDS encoding multicopper oxidase family protein, with protein sequence MRTALKAGVAALCLAVAGPVMAAELVNPPDMRRNAAGQYDLEAVTAEYRLPPFTQRITSRSFISKGTGKWDETRKLLVGPTLRAAPGETVRIRMTNHMKASAGDGDYYPFSNSHDSGTPAADSTNVDTLPHGFDILNLHTHGLHVTPLGNSDNVLLNILPEGATAADLRKACHSETDKNVAHRHVCVEGAFDYEYKIPEQHPAGTFWYHPHKHGAVAMHLGSGMAGALIIEDKKNGIDSLPAVKQAKALNGERILVFQQIEFTRSNPLTEAEPLYAVNCQAAYGPAVCGQLGNTSLENSAVNAKLSVNGQMDATITMAPGEAMLWRVINTTIRNNLPLCVLPLPGTSAPAPTLYALAADGVPIKRPMPAGTQDLPFKLGAPVYDLSTPTAGTDVINNELTIMAPGQRLDVMVQAPNAEGRYALFQPNPNNAPTATTGLCQVPQLDSNNRLPPDQVVLYIDVKKHKRKVNTTLPTQTQLNALYTPDDVASRTDVPVGPTQGVVFGFTNYEFAPTALQGASVVNGRPFNLERVQRRLKLEQTDRWAVQSASDTHIFHIHINSFQITQRGSVKYDFPIWRDTALINCATGPGIGGCTFPAGNTIQQPGAAAGGSGNGEVLQFVSRALDFTGPMVMHCHNVNHEDNGMMELIELVK encoded by the coding sequence ATGCGGACAGCGTTGAAAGCGGGCGTTGCGGCCTTGTGCCTTGCCGTGGCGGGGCCGGTCATGGCGGCGGAACTGGTCAACCCGCCCGACATGCGACGCAACGCCGCCGGGCAATATGATCTGGAGGCCGTGACGGCGGAATATCGCCTTCCGCCATTCACCCAGCGCATCACCAGCCGCAGTTTCATTTCCAAAGGTACGGGCAAGTGGGACGAGACGCGCAAGCTGCTGGTCGGCCCTACCCTGCGGGCAGCACCTGGAGAAACCGTGCGCATCCGCATGACCAACCACATGAAGGCATCGGCGGGCGACGGCGACTATTACCCGTTCAGCAACAGCCATGACAGCGGTACACCCGCCGCCGACAGCACCAATGTCGATACACTGCCCCACGGCTTCGACATCCTGAACCTGCACACGCACGGTCTGCATGTCACGCCGCTGGGCAACAGCGACAATGTGCTGCTGAATATCCTGCCGGAAGGGGCGACCGCCGCCGACCTTCGCAAGGCCTGCCATTCGGAAACCGACAAGAACGTGGCGCACCGCCATGTCTGTGTCGAAGGCGCCTTCGACTATGAATACAAGATCCCGGAACAGCATCCGGCAGGCACCTTCTGGTATCACCCGCACAAGCATGGCGCCGTCGCCATGCATCTGGGCAGCGGCATGGCCGGCGCCTTGATCATCGAGGATAAGAAGAACGGCATCGATAGTCTGCCAGCCGTGAAACAGGCCAAGGCCCTGAATGGTGAACGTATCCTGGTGTTCCAGCAGATCGAGTTTACGCGCAGCAACCCCCTGACCGAGGCGGAGCCGCTCTACGCCGTGAATTGCCAGGCGGCCTATGGCCCCGCGGTCTGCGGCCAGTTGGGCAATACATCGCTGGAGAATTCAGCGGTGAATGCCAAGCTGTCGGTGAACGGGCAGATGGATGCAACCATCACCATGGCACCGGGTGAGGCGATGCTGTGGCGCGTGATCAACACCACCATCCGCAACAACCTGCCGCTCTGCGTCCTGCCCCTGCCGGGCACCAGCGCGCCTGCCCCCACACTCTACGCCTTGGCCGCCGATGGCGTGCCGATCAAGCGCCCTATGCCGGCGGGCACGCAGGACCTACCGTTCAAGCTGGGGGCCCCGGTCTATGACCTGTCCACACCGACGGCAGGGACGGATGTCATCAACAATGAACTAACCATCATGGCGCCGGGCCAGCGTCTGGATGTGATGGTTCAGGCGCCGAACGCCGAGGGGCGGTACGCCCTGTTCCAGCCGAACCCTAACAATGCGCCGACGGCAACGACTGGTCTTTGCCAGGTTCCACAACTGGACAGCAATAACCGCCTGCCGCCGGATCAGGTGGTTCTCTATATCGACGTGAAGAAGCATAAGCGGAAGGTCAATACGACCCTGCCCACCCAGACGCAGCTGAACGCCCTTTACACGCCCGACGATGTGGCCAGCCGCACGGATGTGCCTGTGGGGCCGACACAGGGCGTGGTGTTCGGCTTCACCAATTATGAATTCGCCCCCACTGCCCTGCAAGGCGCGTCAGTCGTCAATGGCCGCCCCTTCAACCTGGAACGGGTGCAGCGCCGGCTGAAACTGGAACAGACCGACCGCTGGGCCGTGCAGAGCGCCAGCGACACACACATCTTCCACATCCATATCAACTCGTTCCAGATCACACAGCGCGGGTCGGTCAAATATGACTTCCCCATCTGGCGCGATACGGCCCTGATCAACTGTGCAACCGGACCCGGTATCGGGGGCTGCACCTTCCCCGCTGGCAACACCATCCAGCAGCCGGGCGCTGCGGCGGGCGGCAGCGGCAATGGCGAAGTCCTGCAATTCGTCAGCCGGGCGCTGGATTTCACAGGCCCCATGGTCATGCACTGCCACAATGTGAACCATGAGGATAATGGCATGATGGAACTGATCGAACTGGTGAAGTGA
- the xth gene encoding exodeoxyribonuclease III, whose translation MKIATWNVNSAKARLPNITEWLTEAAPDVVLFQEIKCETASFPAAAFEELGYHVHAVGQKAYNGVAILSKTPITDIITRLPGEVEDEQARYVEGTIDGVRIASIYLPNGNPVGTEKYPYKLRWMERLRLHAADLLKSEQPVVLGGDYNVIPAAEDVYDPVGWREDALFRQETRLKFQEILALGYTEAFRTLHPGLVPAYSFWDYQAGAWPRNNGLRIDHFLLSPQAADRIVACEIDKGPRAKEKASDHTPVILTLA comes from the coding sequence GTGAAGATCGCCACCTGGAACGTAAACTCCGCCAAGGCCCGCCTGCCCAACATCACGGAGTGGCTGACAGAGGCAGCACCAGATGTGGTGCTGTTCCAGGAGATCAAATGCGAGACGGCGTCGTTCCCGGCGGCGGCGTTCGAGGAATTGGGCTACCACGTCCACGCCGTGGGTCAAAAGGCCTATAACGGCGTGGCGATCCTGTCGAAGACCCCCATCACCGATATTATCACGCGCCTGCCGGGCGAGGTGGAGGATGAACAGGCGCGCTATGTCGAAGGCACCATCGACGGGGTGCGCATCGCCAGTATCTACCTGCCCAATGGCAATCCGGTGGGGACGGAGAAATACCCCTACAAGCTGCGCTGGATGGAACGGCTGCGCCTGCATGCGGCGGACCTGCTGAAAAGCGAACAGCCGGTGGTGCTGGGCGGCGACTATAACGTCATCCCCGCCGCCGAAGACGTTTATGATCCCGTTGGCTGGCGCGAGGATGCCTTGTTCCGACAGGAAACGCGGCTGAAGTTCCAGGAAATCCTGGCGCTGGGTTATACGGAGGCATTCCGCACCCTGCATCCGGGCCTCGTTCCCGCTTACAGCTTCTGGGATTACCAGGCCGGTGCCTGGCCCCGGAACAACGGCCTGCGCATCGATCATTTCCTGCTGTCGCCACAGGCCGCCGACCGCATTGTGGCGTGCGAGATCGACAAAGGGCCGCGCGCCAAGGAAAAGGCGTCGGACCACACGCCCGTGATCCTGACACTGGCTTAA
- a CDS encoding cell envelope integrity EipB family protein: MPNVTAHSRARRTARPAVAFALALLLGSAGTVPAFARTAIDIAPHKATYRLKLDHARLQSGITDVNGQMSFSWNDACDGWTIDQRFQVRFSYAEGEDMNLITNYATWEAKDGSAYRFNVRKLVNGEVDEELSGGATLDGKGGGNVRYDKPESRSMPLKPGTMFPTAHTLRVLTQAGSPENLFSVPVFDGAEAEGASPVNTIVGKLRSPAVMKVKDADLLAAKAWQVSLAFFPINPGEPLPDYETSMVLQENGVVRSMLVDYGDFRVSMELETLEKAGKPPC; the protein is encoded by the coding sequence ATGCCCAACGTGACCGCCCATTCCCGCGCCCGCCGCACCGCCCGCCCCGCCGTCGCCTTTGCCCTGGCCCTGCTGCTGGGCAGTGCCGGTACCGTTCCGGCGTTTGCCCGCACCGCCATAGATATCGCACCGCACAAGGCGACATATCGTCTGAAGCTGGACCATGCGCGGCTGCAAAGCGGCATCACCGACGTGAACGGGCAGATGAGCTTTTCCTGGAACGATGCCTGTGATGGCTGGACCATCGACCAGCGGTTCCAGGTCCGCTTCTCCTATGCCGAAGGGGAAGACATGAACCTCATCACCAACTATGCGACGTGGGAGGCGAAGGACGGTTCTGCCTATCGCTTCAATGTCCGCAAGCTGGTGAATGGCGAGGTGGATGAGGAGCTTTCCGGCGGCGCCACGCTGGACGGGAAGGGCGGCGGCAATGTCCGCTATGACAAGCCGGAGTCGCGGTCGATGCCGCTTAAACCCGGCACCATGTTCCCCACGGCCCATACGCTGCGCGTGCTGACGCAGGCCGGATCCCCGGAAAACCTGTTCTCCGTGCCCGTGTTCGACGGCGCGGAGGCGGAGGGGGCAAGCCCCGTCAACACCATCGTGGGCAAGCTGCGATCTCCCGCCGTGATGAAGGTGAAGGATGCCGATCTGCTGGCCGCGAAGGCGTGGCAGGTATCGCTGGCCTTCTTCCCGATCAATCCCGGTGAACCGCTTCCGGATTACGAGACCAGCATGGTCTTGCAGGAAAATGGCGTGGTCCGGTCCATGCTGGTCGATTACGGCGATTTCCGGGTCTCCATGGAGTTGGAGACCCTGGAAAAGGCCGGCAAGCCGCCCTGCTGA
- a CDS encoding isoaspartyl peptidase/L-asparaginase family protein, translating to MRRNPIRLVTLLLGTALALSACATQEQAAAPARPAWALAIHGGAGVMDRETMGPETEASYRAAMLAALDRGRAVLEKGGTAMDAVVAVVRGLEDDPQFNAGKGAVFTADGRNELDAAIMDGATLKAGAVAGITGTKNPITLARAVMEKSPHVMLIGAGAEKFGQQAGVEQADAAWFFTERRWQSLKKTLKERGLPIPARPVGVGPEPVPLAAADMPFEDRKYGTVGVVALDSAGHVAAGTSTGGTTAKLWGRVGDVPIIGAGTYANDKSCAVSATGTGEYFIRLGVARAICDLVELKGLSLQKAADEVIQARLTALGGDGGIVAVTPDGQVAWSFNTSGMYRARQVAGGEPVVGIFKGEP from the coding sequence GTGCGCCGCAATCCGATCCGCCTTGTTACCTTGCTGCTGGGCACCGCTCTGGCCTTGTCGGCCTGTGCCACGCAGGAGCAGGCAGCGGCCCCTGCCCGCCCCGCCTGGGCTTTGGCTATCCATGGCGGGGCCGGCGTGATGGACCGGGAGACGATGGGTCCGGAAACGGAGGCATCCTACCGCGCCGCCATGCTTGCTGCCCTGGACCGGGGGCGCGCGGTGCTGGAGAAGGGCGGGACGGCCATGGACGCCGTCGTGGCAGTGGTACGCGGGCTGGAGGATGACCCGCAGTTCAATGCCGGAAAGGGGGCGGTCTTCACCGCCGATGGCCGCAACGAACTGGACGCCGCCATCATGGATGGCGCCACCTTGAAGGCTGGGGCCGTCGCCGGGATCACGGGTACCAAGAACCCCATCACCCTGGCCCGCGCCGTCATGGAGAAGTCGCCCCACGTCATGCTGATCGGGGCCGGTGCGGAGAAGTTCGGGCAACAGGCGGGCGTGGAACAGGCCGATGCCGCCTGGTTCTTCACCGAACGGCGCTGGCAGTCGCTCAAGAAGACGTTGAAGGAACGCGGCCTGCCAATCCCTGCGCGTCCGGTGGGCGTAGGTCCGGAGCCTGTGCCGCTGGCCGCCGCCGATATGCCGTTCGAGGATCGTAAGTACGGCACCGTGGGCGTCGTGGCGTTGGATAGTGCCGGCCATGTCGCCGCCGGCACCTCCACCGGTGGCACCACCGCCAAGCTGTGGGGCCGGGTCGGCGACGTGCCGATCATCGGGGCCGGCACCTATGCCAATGACAAATCCTGTGCCGTGTCTGCCACCGGCACGGGGGAATATTTCATCCGCCTGGGCGTGGCGCGTGCCATCTGCGATCTGGTTGAACTGAAGGGCCTTAGCCTGCAAAAGGCCGCAGACGAGGTCATCCAGGCCCGCCTGACGGCGCTGGGTGGCGACGGCGGCATCGTCGCCGTCACGCCCGACGGTCAGGTCGCCTGGTCTTTCAACACATCCGGCATGTACCGCGCCCGGCAAGTGGCGGGGGGTGAGCCGGTGGTGGGCATCTTCAAAGGCGAGCCTTAA
- the erpA gene encoding iron-sulfur cluster insertion protein ErpA: protein MTITSASTGDTGTPPPGTRAMTLSDSAARRIAKLAVLEGNPDQMLRLTVSGGGCSGFQYGFSFDTVTNEDDHVFAKDTAKLVVDDVSLDLLAGAELDFVEDLMGSYFKVVNPNAASSCGCGTSFSV from the coding sequence ATGACCATCACATCGGCCAGTACCGGCGACACCGGCACCCCGCCGCCCGGCACAAGGGCAATGACCCTGTCCGACAGTGCCGCCCGCCGCATCGCCAAGCTGGCGGTGCTGGAAGGCAATCCCGACCAGATGTTGCGCCTGACCGTCTCTGGCGGCGGCTGCTCCGGCTTTCAATACGGCTTCTCCTTCGACACGGTTACCAACGAAGATGACCACGTGTTCGCCAAGGATACCGCCAAGCTGGTGGTGGACGATGTCTCGCTCGACCTGCTGGCGGGTGCTGAGCTGGATTTCGTCGAAGACCTGATGGGCAGCTACTTCAAGGTCGTCAACCCCAACGCTGCATCCTCCTGCGGCTGCGGCACGTCTTTCTCGGTTTAG